Proteins from a single region of Catenulispora acidiphila DSM 44928:
- a CDS encoding PucR family transcriptional regulator, with amino-acid sequence MTTGPTDDLTPAQRAAAVRRLEKAIGSLAGVAIQRMEERLAWYRAMPPDNRSWIGLVVQAGIAAFVEWFRNPQDRTAISADVFGTAPRELTRSVTLRQTVELVRTTIEVVEEGIGQIAQGPAEQAALREGMLRYSREIAFAAAQVYAQAAELRGAWDARLEALVVDELMRGDVLDDTVRSRAAALGWDSASGLVVVVGATPKPLDNRDNVRQHTALVADAVHRAARRARLTVLTGVQSDRLVVIIGGAEDPLTATRALANEFGPGPLVIGPVVEDLLSAGISAQAALSALRAAGAWPDAPRPVLAAELLPERALAGDEAAKAQLVSEVYRPLESAGAALLETVSAYLEQAASLESAARMLFVHPNTVRYRLKRVSDLTGLNPAQPRAAFTLHMALALGRLAGPGTGL; translated from the coding sequence ATGACCACCGGACCGACTGACGACCTCACCCCGGCCCAGCGGGCAGCCGCGGTCCGGCGCCTGGAGAAGGCGATCGGCTCGTTGGCCGGGGTCGCGATCCAGCGCATGGAAGAGAGGCTGGCCTGGTACCGGGCCATGCCGCCGGACAACCGCTCCTGGATCGGGCTGGTCGTGCAGGCCGGTATCGCCGCCTTCGTGGAGTGGTTCCGCAACCCGCAGGACCGGACCGCGATCAGCGCGGACGTCTTCGGTACCGCCCCGCGCGAGCTGACCCGCTCGGTGACCCTGCGCCAGACCGTGGAGCTGGTCCGCACGACCATAGAAGTGGTCGAAGAGGGCATCGGCCAGATCGCCCAGGGCCCGGCCGAGCAGGCCGCGCTGCGCGAGGGCATGCTGCGCTACTCCCGCGAGATCGCCTTCGCCGCCGCCCAGGTCTACGCGCAGGCCGCCGAGCTGCGCGGTGCCTGGGACGCGCGGCTGGAGGCGCTGGTCGTCGACGAGCTGATGCGCGGGGACGTGCTGGACGACACCGTGCGCTCGCGCGCGGCGGCCCTGGGCTGGGACAGCGCCTCGGGCCTGGTGGTCGTGGTCGGCGCGACCCCGAAGCCGCTGGACAACCGGGACAACGTGCGCCAGCACACCGCGCTGGTCGCCGACGCCGTGCACCGCGCCGCGCGCCGGGCCCGGCTCACCGTGCTCACCGGCGTGCAGTCGGACCGGCTGGTGGTGATCATCGGCGGCGCCGAGGATCCGCTGACCGCGACCCGGGCGCTGGCCAACGAGTTCGGGCCGGGACCGCTGGTGATCGGACCGGTTGTCGAAGACCTCCTGTCGGCGGGCATTTCCGCCCAAGCCGCGCTCTCCGCGCTGCGCGCCGCCGGCGCCTGGCCGGACGCGCCGCGCCCGGTCCTGGCCGCCGAACTGCTGCCCGAACGCGCGCTGGCCGGTGACGAGGCCGCCAAGGCGCAACTGGTGAGCGAGGTCTACCGGCCGCTGGAGTCCGCGGGCGCGGCGTTGCTCGAAACCGTCTCGGCTTACCTGGAACAGGCAGCCTCTCTGGAATCAGCGGCCCGGATGCTGTTCGTCCACCCCAACACCGTGCGGTACCGGCTCAAAAGGGTGAGCGACCTCACAGGGCTCAATCCCGCGCAACCGCGCGCGGCGTTCACCCTCCATATGGCGCTGGCCTTGGGAAGGTTGGCCGGACCCGGAACGGGTTTGTAG
- a CDS encoding acyltransferase domain-containing protein: protein MLVLVAPGQGAQSPGFLTPWLEVPGFADRLTWWSAVSGLDLVHYGTEADADTIKDTAVAQPLLVAAGIAAALALFPHPADAFTMVGAAGGHSVGEITAAAGTGVISAEAAMVFVRERGRLMAQAAAVTPTGMTAVLGGDRDEVLAKIAEHNLIPANNNGAGQIVAAGTLEDLARFGDDGPSGARLRALSVAGAFHTQHMGSAVEQLSRLAKGITTRDPRTRLVSNADGAVVHDGREVLRRLVAQVSNPVRWDLCMDTFGELGVTGILEVPPAGTLTGLAKRALKGVETFALKTPEDLDAAREFAAKHAEPADANPLDAAPTWRLVIAPHGGTVRRGAVQAGDKLERDTAVATVVARGDEHEITVRHEGQALEWLVEDGDPVAPGQPLLRVHPTGSFD, encoded by the coding sequence GTGCTAGTACTCGTCGCGCCGGGCCAGGGTGCCCAGTCCCCCGGATTCCTCACCCCGTGGCTCGAAGTCCCCGGGTTCGCCGACCGGCTGACCTGGTGGTCCGCCGTGTCCGGGCTGGACCTGGTGCACTACGGCACCGAAGCCGACGCCGACACCATCAAGGACACCGCGGTCGCGCAGCCGCTGCTGGTCGCCGCGGGCATCGCCGCGGCGCTGGCGCTGTTCCCGCACCCGGCCGACGCCTTCACGATGGTCGGCGCGGCCGGCGGGCACTCGGTCGGTGAGATCACCGCCGCCGCCGGCACCGGTGTGATCAGCGCCGAGGCCGCCATGGTCTTCGTCCGCGAGCGCGGCCGGCTGATGGCCCAGGCCGCCGCGGTCACCCCGACCGGCATGACCGCCGTCCTCGGCGGCGACCGCGACGAGGTGCTCGCCAAGATCGCCGAGCACAACCTGATCCCGGCCAACAACAACGGCGCCGGCCAGATCGTCGCCGCCGGCACGCTGGAGGACCTGGCGCGCTTCGGCGACGACGGTCCGTCCGGCGCGCGGCTGCGGGCGCTGAGCGTCGCCGGCGCCTTCCACACCCAGCACATGGGCTCGGCGGTGGAGCAGCTCTCCCGTCTGGCCAAGGGCATCACCACCCGCGACCCGCGCACCCGCCTGGTGTCCAACGCCGACGGCGCGGTCGTGCACGACGGCCGCGAGGTCCTGCGCCGCCTGGTCGCCCAGGTGTCGAATCCGGTCCGCTGGGACCTGTGCATGGATACTTTCGGCGAACTCGGGGTAACCGGCATTCTTGAGGTGCCGCCGGCAGGCACCCTGACGGGCCTTGCCAAGCGGGCCCTCAAGGGCGTGGAGACCTTCGCCCTGAAGACCCCGGAGGACCTGGACGCCGCCCGCGAGTTCGCCGCCAAGCACGCCGAACCCGCCGACGCCAACCCGCTGGACGCCGCCCCGACCTGGCGTCTGGTGATCGCTCCGCACGGGGGCACGGTACGCCGCGGCGCCGTGCAGGCCGGGGACAAGCTCGAGCGCGACACCGCCGTGGCCACCGTGGTCGCGCGCGGCGACGAGCACGAGATCACGGTGCGGCACGAGGGCCAGGCCCTCGAGTGGCTCGTGGAAGACGGGGATCCGGTCGCGCCGGGGCAGCCGCTGCTGCGCGTCCACCCGACAGGCTCGTTCGACTAG
- a CDS encoding ketoacyl-ACP synthase III: MATIREKQGAAHTRIMGVGGYVPSRVVDNEEVCTWIDSSDEWIRTRSGISERRWATPEETVLEMAVEASGKALASAGIAGDQIGAIIVATVSHFHQTPALACLVADRLGTNGAAFDISAGCAGFCYGVAQASDMVKAGTAEYVLVIGVERLSDLTDIHDRGTAFIFGDGAGAVVIGPSDTPGIGPVVWGSEGDKYGTITQTYPWNEVPEEGEDGAEVRGPFLQMEGQAVFRWASYQMAEVSLKALAEAGITAGDLDAFIPHQANMRITDRLVKVLDLPEHVPVARTISEFGNNSAATIPLAMDRMLSDGTAPHGGLALLIGFGAGLVYAAQVVSLP; this comes from the coding sequence ATGGCAACCATCAGGGAGAAGCAGGGCGCGGCGCACACCCGCATCATGGGTGTCGGCGGCTACGTGCCCAGCCGCGTCGTCGACAACGAAGAGGTCTGCACCTGGATCGACTCCTCCGACGAGTGGATCCGGACGCGCTCGGGCATCTCCGAGCGCCGCTGGGCCACGCCGGAGGAGACGGTCCTGGAGATGGCGGTCGAGGCCTCCGGCAAGGCGCTGGCATCGGCCGGGATCGCCGGGGACCAGATCGGCGCGATCATCGTCGCCACGGTCTCGCACTTCCACCAGACCCCCGCGCTGGCCTGCCTGGTCGCCGACCGGCTCGGTACCAACGGCGCGGCCTTCGACATCTCCGCCGGCTGCGCGGGCTTCTGCTACGGCGTGGCTCAGGCCTCGGACATGGTCAAGGCCGGCACCGCCGAGTACGTCCTGGTGATCGGCGTGGAGCGGCTCAGCGACCTGACCGACATCCACGACCGCGGCACCGCCTTCATCTTCGGCGACGGCGCCGGCGCGGTGGTGATAGGCCCGTCCGACACCCCCGGCATCGGCCCGGTGGTGTGGGGCTCCGAGGGCGACAAGTACGGCACCATCACGCAGACCTACCCCTGGAACGAGGTTCCCGAGGAAGGCGAGGACGGCGCGGAGGTCCGCGGTCCGTTCCTGCAGATGGAGGGCCAGGCGGTCTTCCGCTGGGCCTCCTACCAGATGGCCGAGGTCTCGCTGAAGGCGCTGGCCGAGGCCGGCATCACCGCCGGCGACCTGGACGCCTTCATCCCGCACCAGGCCAACATGCGCATCACCGACCGCCTGGTGAAGGTCCTGGACCTGCCCGAGCACGTGCCGGTCGCGCGGACCATCTCCGAGTTCGGAAACAACTCCGCGGCCACCATCCCGCTGGCCATGGACCGCATGCTCTCCGACGGCACCGCGCCGCACGGCGGCCTGGCCCTGCTCATCGGGTTCGGGGCGGGTCTGGTCTACGCGGCGCAGGTCGTTAGTCTCCCCTAG
- a CDS encoding acyl carrier protein, which translates to MALTQEEILADLAEIVEEVAGVDAADVQMDKSFTGDLDVDSLTMVEVVVAAEEKFSVKIPDDAVKDLSTVGDAVGYIQKNQA; encoded by the coding sequence ATGGCTCTGACCCAGGAAGAAATCCTCGCCGACCTCGCTGAGATCGTCGAAGAGGTCGCGGGCGTCGACGCCGCCGACGTGCAGATGGACAAGTCGTTCACCGGCGACCTGGACGTCGACTCGCTGACCATGGTCGAGGTCGTCGTGGCCGCCGAGGAGAAGTTCTCCGTGAAGATCCCGGACGACGCCGTCAAGGACCTGTCCACGGTCGGCGACGCGGTCGGCTACATCCAGAAGAACCAGGCCTGA
- the fabF gene encoding beta-ketoacyl-ACP synthase II — protein MTARKSVVVTGVGATTPLGGDAASFWDGLLAGRSGVRNLTEEWAEQLPVRFAARVAVEPSAHLKPVEIRRLDRSAQFALIAAREAWKDAGFEGKSAEPNRLGVMVGSGIGGVTTLLSAYDDLLAKGPRSVGPRTVPMLMPNSPAAYVGLEFDARAGVHAPVSACATGAEAVGHAIEMIRSGRADVVLAGGTEAAIHPLPIAAFANMMAMSKRNDDPQHASRPFDVGRDGFVLGEGAGILVLESAEHAAARGARVYAEAAGVGFSADSHDIAQPEPDGRGVAEALAFALEDADLTPGDVRHLNAHATSTPRGDLAEIMAFRKILGSAAEDVAVSATKSMHGHLLGGTGAIESVATVLALHHRQAPPTINIEELDPEVTLDIVRDKPRALPEGQIAALNDSFGFGGHNVVVAFKSV, from the coding sequence GTGACTGCTCGCAAGTCTGTCGTCGTCACCGGGGTCGGTGCGACCACGCCTCTCGGCGGGGACGCCGCCTCGTTCTGGGACGGGTTGCTGGCCGGACGCTCCGGAGTGCGCAACCTGACTGAAGAGTGGGCCGAGCAGCTGCCAGTGCGCTTCGCCGCCCGGGTCGCCGTCGAGCCCTCGGCGCACCTGAAGCCGGTGGAGATCCGCCGCCTGGACCGCTCGGCGCAGTTCGCGCTGATCGCGGCCCGCGAGGCCTGGAAGGACGCCGGGTTCGAGGGCAAGTCCGCCGAGCCCAACCGGCTGGGCGTGATGGTCGGCTCCGGCATCGGCGGGGTCACCACCTTGCTGAGCGCCTACGACGACCTGCTCGCCAAGGGCCCGCGCTCGGTCGGCCCGCGCACGGTCCCGATGCTCATGCCGAACTCCCCGGCGGCCTACGTCGGCCTGGAGTTCGACGCCCGCGCCGGCGTGCACGCGCCGGTCTCGGCCTGCGCCACCGGCGCCGAGGCGGTCGGCCACGCCATCGAGATGATCCGCTCCGGCCGCGCCGACGTGGTGCTGGCCGGCGGCACCGAGGCCGCCATCCACCCGCTGCCGATCGCCGCCTTCGCCAACATGATGGCGATGTCCAAGCGCAACGACGACCCGCAGCACGCCTCCCGGCCCTTCGACGTCGGCCGCGACGGCTTCGTGCTCGGCGAGGGCGCCGGCATCCTGGTCCTGGAGTCGGCCGAGCACGCCGCCGCGCGCGGCGCCCGGGTCTACGCCGAGGCCGCCGGCGTCGGCTTCTCCGCGGACTCCCACGACATCGCCCAGCCCGAGCCGGACGGCCGCGGCGTCGCCGAGGCGCTGGCCTTCGCGCTGGAGGACGCCGACCTGACCCCCGGCGACGTCCGGCACCTGAACGCGCACGCCACCAGCACCCCGCGCGGCGACCTCGCCGAGATCATGGCCTTCCGGAAGATCCTGGGCTCGGCCGCCGAGGACGTCGCGGTCTCGGCCACCAAGTCGATGCACGGCCACCTGCTCGGCGGCACCGGCGCGATCGAGTCGGTGGCGACCGTCCTGGCCCTGCACCACCGCCAGGCGCCGCCGACGATCAACATCGAAGAGCTGGACCCCGAGGTCACCCTGGACATCGTCCGCGACAAGCCGCGGGCCCTGCCCGAGGGCCAGATCGCGGCGCTGAACGACTCCTTCGGGTTCGGCGGGCACAACGTGGTCGTGGCCTTCAAGTCGGTCTGA
- a CDS encoding acyl-CoA carboxylase subunit beta has protein sequence MTVTDTQAAPAIPAPAAKPSRDDDPRNPAKRLERLFDAGTTELLTPVDDSGFLAAAGLIDGVRTVAYASDATIQAGAMGRTGCQVILAAYEHALAGGHPIVALFHSSGARLQEGVASLHAVGQVFAAMTRASGKIPQISVVLGPAAGGAAYGPALTDIVILGPAGRIFVTGPDVVRSVTGEDVDALRLGGPEPHGRRSGVVHVVADTDDAAYSSARKLAALLGDQGTLDAASVEDRDLAHLLPASPKRAYDVHPLVNAVFDKAGVELHTKWAPNVVTALGRFGGRTVGVIANNPLRLGGCLDSAAAEKAARFVRMCDAFGVPLIVLVDVPGYLPGVGQEWDGVVRRGAKLLHAFAECVIPRVTLVTRKTYGGAYIAMNSRALGATKVFAWPTAEVAVMGSVAAVRIIHRRKLADVSDDIRAQMEQELAAEHEKVSGGVDRAIEIGVVDQVVEPGASRSAIAAAIAAAPGGLGGDALVRGQHGNIPL, from the coding sequence ATGACCGTCACCGACACCCAGGCCGCGCCGGCGATTCCGGCGCCGGCCGCCAAACCCTCCCGCGACGACGACCCCCGCAACCCGGCCAAGCGCCTGGAGCGGCTCTTCGACGCCGGCACCACGGAGCTGCTGACCCCGGTCGACGACTCCGGCTTCCTGGCCGCCGCCGGCCTGATCGACGGTGTCCGCACTGTCGCCTACGCCTCGGACGCGACCATCCAGGCCGGCGCCATGGGCCGGACCGGCTGCCAGGTCATCCTGGCCGCCTACGAGCACGCCTTGGCCGGCGGCCACCCGATCGTCGCGCTCTTCCACTCCTCCGGCGCCCGCCTGCAGGAAGGCGTGGCCTCGCTGCACGCGGTGGGCCAGGTCTTCGCGGCCATGACCCGCGCCAGCGGCAAGATCCCGCAGATCTCGGTGGTCCTCGGCCCGGCGGCCGGCGGCGCGGCCTACGGCCCGGCGCTGACCGACATCGTGATCCTGGGCCCGGCCGGCCGCATCTTCGTCACCGGCCCGGACGTGGTCCGCTCGGTCACCGGCGAGGACGTGGACGCCCTGCGCCTGGGCGGCCCGGAGCCGCACGGCCGGCGCTCGGGCGTGGTGCACGTGGTCGCCGACACCGACGACGCGGCGTACTCCAGCGCCCGCAAGCTCGCCGCGCTGCTGGGCGACCAGGGCACGCTGGACGCGGCCTCGGTCGAGGACCGCGACCTGGCGCACCTGCTCCCGGCCTCCCCCAAGCGCGCCTACGACGTCCACCCGCTGGTGAACGCGGTCTTCGACAAGGCCGGCGTGGAGCTGCACACCAAGTGGGCGCCGAACGTGGTGACGGCGCTGGGCCGCTTCGGCGGACGCACCGTCGGCGTCATCGCCAACAACCCGCTGCGCCTGGGCGGCTGCCTGGACTCCGCGGCGGCGGAGAAGGCGGCACGCTTCGTCCGCATGTGCGACGCCTTCGGGGTCCCGCTGATCGTCCTGGTGGACGTCCCCGGCTACCTCCCCGGCGTCGGCCAGGAGTGGGACGGCGTGGTCCGCCGCGGCGCGAAGCTCCTGCACGCCTTCGCAGAGTGCGTGATCCCGCGCGTCACCCTGGTGACCCGCAAGACCTACGGCGGCGCCTACATCGCGATGAACTCCCGCGCCCTCGGCGCCACGAAGGTCTTCGCCTGGCCGACCGCCGAAGTCGCGGTCATGGGCTCGGTCGCGGCGGTCCGCATCATCCACCGCCGCAAACTCGCCGACGTCTCAGACGACATCCGCGCCCAGATGGAGCAGGAACTCGCCGCCGAGCACGAGAAGGTCTCCGGCGGCGTCGACCGCGCCATCGAGATCGGCGTGGTGGACCAGGTCGTGGAGCCCGGCGCTTCCCGCAGCGCGATCGCGGCGGCCATCGCCGCGGCGCCCGGCGGACTCGGCGGAGACGCACTGGTGCGCGGACAGCACGGGAACATCCCGCTGTAG
- a CDS encoding glycoside hydrolase family 130 protein: MLMKRHPANPILRRNPDQPWEAGSVLNGTVVRGADGVIHMLYRATNGVEFSTAGEYVSSIGIADSTDGVRFIRRPEPLIVADQPYEHGLGCEDPRVVFLDGEYYIYYTAVEGVPPDIKVRIALATTPDLRAETVAKHGIVGPQGAPSKAATLFPEPVGGKYLWFFTWCSDTPGAAILHTTFDDLAAVKNPPRGHVAAAVDAYDDTAVLIPGDRAELAKKRVRRGPELGAPPIRTDAGWLFFYCNSDSEEEPEWQISAALLDLERPWQVIARTPAPLLTPQTEVELTGVVNRVTFPSGALVIDETVHLYYGSGDQGICLATCELDALLEHLQSFPVKEEGPCVG, from the coding sequence ATGCTGATGAAGCGCCATCCCGCCAACCCCATCCTGCGCCGCAACCCCGACCAGCCGTGGGAGGCCGGCTCCGTGCTGAACGGCACGGTCGTCCGAGGCGCGGACGGCGTCATCCACATGCTGTACCGCGCGACCAACGGCGTGGAGTTCAGCACGGCGGGGGAGTACGTCTCCTCGATCGGCATCGCCGACAGCACCGACGGGGTGCGCTTCATCCGCCGGCCCGAGCCGCTGATCGTCGCGGACCAGCCGTACGAGCACGGCCTGGGCTGCGAGGACCCGCGCGTGGTGTTCCTCGACGGCGAGTACTACATCTACTACACGGCCGTCGAGGGCGTCCCGCCGGACATCAAGGTCCGCATCGCGCTGGCGACGACGCCGGACCTGCGCGCCGAGACGGTCGCCAAGCACGGGATCGTCGGGCCGCAGGGTGCGCCGTCGAAGGCTGCGACGCTGTTCCCCGAGCCGGTCGGCGGGAAGTACCTGTGGTTCTTCACCTGGTGCTCCGACACCCCCGGCGCGGCGATCCTGCACACCACTTTCGACGACCTGGCGGCGGTGAAGAACCCGCCGCGGGGTCACGTCGCCGCCGCCGTCGACGCCTACGACGACACCGCGGTCCTGATCCCCGGCGACCGCGCCGAACTGGCCAAGAAGCGCGTCCGCCGCGGCCCGGAACTCGGCGCCCCGCCGATCCGCACCGACGCCGGCTGGCTGTTCTTCTACTGCAACTCCGACAGCGAGGAGGAGCCGGAGTGGCAGATCAGCGCCGCGCTCCTGGACCTGGAACGGCCGTGGCAGGTGATCGCGCGCACGCCCGCACCGCTGCTGACCCCGCAGACCGAGGTCGAGCTGACCGGCGTCGTGAACCGCGTGACGTTCCCCTCGGGCGCGCTGGTCATCGATGAGACAGTGCACTTGTATTACGGGAGCGGGGACCAGGGGATCTGTTTGGCGACGTGCGAGCTCGACGCGTTGCTGGAGCATCTGCAGTCGTTCCCGGTGAAGGAAGAAGGTCCCTGCGTCGGGTGA
- a CDS encoding tetratricopeptide repeat protein: protein MTADLKNDVNRRVAALFAAIDDYDEQKFIAEVDALAAELPEDDADGIFHRGCARDSWGHSDLAVPLYARALEIGGLTGENSRRAVIQMSSSLRNIGRAEDGLATLLKEKDAGGEDHLSDALDCTIALCLSTLGRDREGLSLVLVALAKHLPRYNRSMGNYGRLLLEG from the coding sequence ATGACCGCCGACCTGAAGAACGACGTCAACCGCCGCGTCGCCGCCCTGTTCGCGGCCATCGACGACTACGACGAGCAGAAGTTCATCGCCGAGGTGGACGCGCTGGCCGCCGAGCTCCCCGAGGACGACGCCGACGGCATCTTCCACCGGGGCTGTGCTCGCGACAGCTGGGGTCACTCCGACCTGGCCGTGCCGCTGTACGCGCGGGCGTTGGAGATCGGCGGGCTGACCGGGGAGAACAGCCGCCGCGCTGTGATCCAGATGTCCAGCTCGCTGCGCAACATCGGGCGGGCCGAGGACGGGCTGGCGACGCTGCTCAAGGAGAAGGACGCCGGCGGGGAGGACCACCTGTCCGACGCGCTCGACTGCACGATCGCGCTGTGCCTGTCCACCCTCGGCCGCGACCGCGAAGGGCTGTCGCTGGTGCTCGTCGCGCTGGCGAAGCACCTGCCGCGCTACAACCGCTCGATGGGCAACTACGGCCGCCTGCTCCTGGAGGGTTAG
- a CDS encoding DUF5937 family protein: MVISLGFGPADLARCRFAVSPAFETLSAIRDATGSQGPGAHARWLDSVRPALPGLGLDPIVLLQPRRGYTPDFLAPPPTAPVGDFDAELTRIAATPAPVVHREIELALRHTPGARDTPAGRLLLGDPAEVLSLLTQLIRGAWETLVAPHWPLVRAVLEADVAHQSRRLAEGGLDALFADLHPTVRWTGDTLIRDPGGDEHHDLDGRGLILMPSVFKWDEVIVITDAPWQPTLVYPARGLGNAFEARRGTPAAALTKLVGRTRAHLLTGLEEPVSTSRLAHRHALALGTVSEHLSVLRDAGMVVGERHRHEIRYRRTELGDRVVQGH, translated from the coding sequence ATGGTCATCAGCCTCGGCTTCGGCCCCGCCGACCTGGCACGCTGCCGCTTCGCCGTCTCCCCGGCCTTCGAGACCCTGTCCGCGATCCGCGACGCCACCGGCTCGCAGGGTCCCGGCGCGCACGCGCGCTGGCTGGACAGCGTCCGCCCGGCGCTGCCCGGCCTCGGACTGGACCCGATCGTCTTGCTGCAACCGCGCCGCGGCTACACCCCCGACTTCCTCGCGCCGCCGCCGACCGCGCCGGTCGGCGACTTCGACGCCGAGCTGACCCGGATCGCCGCCACCCCCGCGCCGGTGGTGCACCGCGAGATCGAACTGGCCCTGCGCCACACGCCCGGCGCCCGCGACACGCCGGCCGGACGGCTGCTGCTCGGCGACCCCGCCGAGGTCCTCAGCCTGCTGACGCAGCTGATCCGCGGCGCGTGGGAGACCCTGGTCGCACCGCACTGGCCGCTGGTCCGCGCCGTGCTGGAGGCGGACGTCGCCCACCAGTCCCGCCGCCTGGCCGAGGGCGGTCTGGACGCGCTGTTCGCCGACCTGCACCCGACCGTCCGCTGGACCGGCGACACCCTGATCCGCGACCCCGGCGGCGACGAGCACCACGACCTCGACGGCCGCGGCCTGATCCTGATGCCGAGCGTGTTCAAGTGGGACGAGGTCATCGTCATCACCGACGCCCCCTGGCAGCCGACGCTCGTCTACCCCGCGCGCGGCCTCGGCAACGCCTTCGAAGCCCGGCGCGGGACCCCCGCCGCCGCGCTGACCAAGCTGGTCGGGCGCACCCGCGCGCACCTGCTCACCGGGCTGGAGGAGCCGGTCTCCACCAGCCGTCTGGCGCACCGGCACGCGTTGGCGCTCGGGACCGTCTCCGAGCATCTCTCCGTGCTCCGAGACGCCGGCATGGTCGTCGGCGAGCGGCACCGGCACGAGATCCGATATCGGCGCACGGAGTTGGGCGACCGCGTGGTGCAGGGGCACTAG
- a CDS encoding alpha/beta hydrolase yields MERIRAPFVDADGVAHYRNITVSRIQGFRPLHADLRVPPGEGPKPLIAFLHGGAFWGGSRVDLPGPLDELESPGFYERLLTRGYAVADLDYRLSGEAVFPAQLEDVESALRRLREAAAELGLDAARFAVWGESAGGTLGALAALDKDSGVPIHAVVDWYAPADFVEGADGFDIPGNPIYALLGGQRELASAASPTRQVHAVAPPFLIMHGAADALVPYSESENLAAALRSVGVRADLVPVEGAGHVMEGASDIGALVDQVLDFLDEVLAVGG; encoded by the coding sequence ATGGAAAGAATCCGAGCACCGTTCGTCGACGCGGACGGCGTCGCGCACTACCGCAACATCACCGTCTCGCGGATCCAGGGCTTCCGTCCGCTGCACGCCGATCTGCGCGTCCCGCCGGGCGAGGGACCCAAGCCGCTCATCGCGTTCCTGCACGGCGGCGCGTTCTGGGGAGGCTCGCGGGTGGACCTGCCCGGTCCGCTCGACGAACTGGAGTCGCCCGGCTTCTACGAGCGGCTGCTGACGCGCGGGTATGCCGTGGCAGACCTCGACTACCGGTTGTCGGGCGAAGCGGTGTTCCCGGCGCAGCTGGAGGACGTCGAAAGCGCGCTGCGCCGGCTGCGTGAAGCCGCCGCCGAACTCGGGCTGGACGCCGCGCGCTTCGCGGTGTGGGGCGAGTCCGCGGGAGGGACGCTGGGCGCGCTGGCTGCCCTCGACAAGGATTCCGGCGTCCCGATCCACGCGGTGGTCGACTGGTATGCCCCGGCTGACTTCGTCGAGGGCGCCGACGGGTTCGACATCCCCGGCAACCCCATCTACGCGCTGCTCGGCGGACAGCGGGAACTGGCCTCCGCGGCCAGTCCGACGCGGCAGGTCCATGCGGTGGCGCCGCCTTTCCTGATCATGCATGGCGCAGCGGACGCGCTGGTTCCTTACTCCGAGAGCGAGAACCTGGCGGCGGCGCTGCGCTCGGTCGGGGTTCGCGCGGACCTCGTTCCGGTGGAGGGCGCGGGGCATGTGATGGAGGGCGCGAGCGATATCGGCGCGCTGGTGGATCAGGTCCTGGACTTCCTCGACGAGGTCCTGGCCGTAGGCGGCTGA
- a CDS encoding LysR family transcriptional regulator: MEDRLVRAFVAVADHGTFGAGARALAVTQPALTKQIQALEARIGGVLFRRGRLGARLTPLGQTLLPDARDAVERLDAFELRAKRLTAGGAGRLALGFGLSTIDIAPRAVAEFRRRHPDVGVTLDDMATAVQLERLRRGQLDAGFVRLPVDPDLSVLELGADHLMLAVPGNVDTSPGVRELIMTHGMVALAQTKGPGFVDQVQRYLAAEGIRPRVLQRANDLQTVMALVAAGVGVALVSARAPVVVAAERIRWVPIEHEAARWGVGVVWGGGGGEAAPALAAFLDVTRELAAGGW; this comes from the coding sequence ATGGAAGATCGGCTGGTACGGGCCTTCGTGGCGGTCGCCGACCACGGGACGTTCGGCGCGGGGGCGCGGGCCCTGGCGGTGACCCAGCCGGCGCTGACCAAGCAGATCCAGGCGCTGGAGGCGCGGATCGGCGGCGTGCTGTTCCGCCGCGGACGGCTCGGCGCCCGCCTCACGCCGCTCGGCCAGACCCTGCTGCCCGACGCCCGCGACGCGGTGGAGCGGCTGGACGCCTTCGAGCTGCGCGCGAAGCGGCTGACCGCCGGCGGCGCGGGACGGCTGGCGCTCGGCTTCGGGCTGTCGACGATCGACATCGCACCGCGTGCCGTCGCCGAGTTCCGGCGCCGCCATCCTGATGTCGGCGTGACGCTGGACGACATGGCCACGGCGGTCCAGCTGGAGCGGCTGCGGCGCGGGCAGCTCGACGCCGGCTTCGTGCGGCTGCCAGTGGACCCGGACCTGTCCGTGCTCGAACTCGGCGCTGACCACCTGATGCTCGCGGTCCCTGGGAACGTCGACACCAGCCCGGGTGTCCGGGAGCTGATCATGACGCACGGCATGGTGGCGCTCGCGCAGACCAAGGGCCCTGGCTTCGTCGACCAGGTGCAGCGCTACCTTGCCGCCGAGGGGATCAGGCCGCGGGTGTTGCAGCGCGCGAACGATCTGCAGACGGTGATGGCGCTGGTCGCGGCGGGTGTCGGAGTGGCGCTGGTGTCGGCCAGGGCGCCGGTCGTGGTGGCGGCCGAGCGGATCCGCTGGGTGCCGATCGAGCACGAGGCGGCGCGGTGGGGCGTCGGGGTGGTCTGGGGCGGAGGGGGAGGCGAGGCGGCGCCGGCGCTCGCGGCGTTCCTGGACGTGACGCGGGAGCTGGCGGCGGGCGGATGGTGA